The Sphaerodactylus townsendi isolate TG3544 linkage group LG02, MPM_Stown_v2.3, whole genome shotgun sequence DNA segment taacagcacttaacagggttacctacactgcttccccaaaattaggtcttaggtttaatgctaataatcgagcccactggcccaggccagcctagatgtgtgtatgtgggggggggggggggtgtgactctgtttgtgcgtgcccacagacagggctctgagtgccacctctggcacccgtgccataggttcgccacctctgcaATAGAGTGATTGTTTTAGGAAACCTGCCCAGCTTGTGATCTTGGAGGCCCACAAATGTTCTTCTCTGACAGGACCCAGACTGTTTCTACCCGGAGATTATTCTCTGTGTAGCTCTTGTTTCTGAGCGGAGCACCTGCATAGCAGTTTTCCCGACACTTCCTTTGCTTCGCGTCGTAGCTGTCATAATATTGCATATTTCTTGCAAATCACGGCTTTACGGAGCTAAAAACAATGGTCTGTTTACGGACGATTGCTTTTACCTCCGTAAAGCCGTGatctacaataaataaataaatatgcagtaCGCATAGTTCAATCCTATGCAGACCTATCTCGTCTAAGTCCGCTGagatgaatgggcttagactggagtaactctctttagggttGCATTGTTGGGAAGAGTCCTCTTGAGATCGCAGTACCACGGCGCTGCCGGCAGGGGGCGTCAATCCCGCTCCACATCAGGTTGCAAGGAACCTACTGACGTCAGCACGGCTAGCGAGGTTCACTTCCGTCATGAAACGGAACTTGGTCTTCCCGCCCGAGCGCTTTCATTGGGTAGAGCGGCGCTAAGAAAATCATGGTGGGTCCTGACTTCCGGCTATTACAGGAAGTCCATGCCATATTTCCTGGAGTGCTCGGACCCTCGTGTGTTGCCCGTTTTTCTCTTCCCCCGGAGCGAAGGAAGGATCGCTGGGGGTGCTGCGCGCAAGGAAGCCGGAGAAAGGAGCGCTTCGTGTCTGCCTGGTATCCTAGCGATAGGAGGAAGAGGCATCCAAAGAGTTTCTAGAATCGGGGCTGGAGATTTCTTCCCATCCTCTGCTCGCCATCTGAAGCTCACACATCCCTAAGACGGCAGTATTGATAGCCTACTACGCAGGGGTGTTGTGAAAGTGTATGCATGAAAACCATATATTAATTTGACGCATGTCCCCATAAAATAACATTACGGGGAGAAAGCAGGAGGTGTTGTTGTATTTGTTTACATGAATGCAGTTTAGATTAATGTTGGAATAGTAGTCAGATAGCTCCATTCATTTCCAAAGAAAGCTCCTGCACTTTCTAAGAATTGCAAAAGCCATAGTCTGCAAGTTTTCCACACCAAAGACTTGCCCGTTATCTCCAGGTGGCAGCAAAGAACCCACCTGTGTCAAAGCGTGGATTGTGGGCAGTAGAACAGGACAACTGGGGTCAGGAAACAAACCAAACATGAtgtgaggaggaaaagaggaaacctgGCCCGACTTGCTGCTTTTCCCAAAAGATAAGAGAGGAAGAATTTATGGCATTTTTGTCTAGCAGTCGGTCTTTCCCTGAAGCTTATGGCTTTCCTGATGGTTCTGGCACACGATTTGAAAGATCGCTGGTAtcaagaagacgaagagtttggatttatatccccctttctctcccaaagggacttacaaactcctttccctttttatccccacaacagagaccttttgaggtctgtggggctgagagagttccaagcaactgtgactggcccatggccaCCCAGGAGccctttgtgtggaggagcaggaaacaaacccagttcacctgctcttaaccactacactgctagCTCTCCAGCATGAGAAACCTTGGCCAAGAGTACCGGTGCAGTGCTGTGGTGGGGAAATCTGGTCtttctcacagggctgttgtgaggacaccCACAGGGTAGACTTTTCAGGCAGTGTGAGTTAACAGAGCTCTTGAGAGAAACTGAAGTGAAACCCTAGATTTCGCCTACGTATTGCTGTGTGCTTGAACAAAAAGTAAACCAGTAAAATTTAATACTTTGTATTTTGAAGCGACATTGTCTaatatgtcattttaaaaaaccgAATAAGTTTAGAGCTGTTTAATTGTTGAGGTCAGCCTGGATTCCACATTGAAAGGAAAACTAATGCCAAGGTTTCTTAGCTTTGGGATGGAGCGTgtaaaaagaatgaatgaaatacCAAGGAGAGGACAAAACTACACAGGATGCCTGTTTTGGGCTCTTTACAAGGCCTCATTATTTTTTGATCCTATAGTTTCCCCTGGCTTGTGAGTGGAAGAAGATGGCCCTCGTTCCTTACGATGACACCCATCTCTGGGGGATGCAGAAGCTGCACAGGCTGTCCTCTGTGTACTCTTTTGCCAACCACACGATCCAGATCCAGCAGAACTGGAAACAACTCGGAGTTGCTGCTGTGGTCTGGGATGCGGTAGGTTGCAGTCCAGTGAATGTGTATCGAACTGTCTTCAAAGAGCAGCAGGTGTGGTGGTTGTGGGGTTAGGGATACAAAGGTGTGCTTGTGTCCGTGTCCCGGAGGTGGTTTGAGGGAGTTGGACCTTTCAGATATATTACCTTCTGCTACAGGAATAGACACCAACTGGCTACTGTAAGTTTTCTGGGCTGGTAGTtttctgctcctaatgttttgccctcaTCTGTGGCTCTCAATGTTAGGGGCAAACAACTGCCAGGCAGCAactgcacagcccggaaaacccatcttTCAAATCGTGTGCCAGAACCATCAGGAAAGccataatgcagtgatggcgaacctatggcatgggtgccagaggtggcactcggagccctctctgtgggcactcacacacagagttcgtcatgtggggggtggaaaatcaccaccaccaccctgcacaTACACAGACATCTAGgttggcttgggccactgagcacgacgtgcgcgcaccgcggtgagcagggaggactcggctggcgggcctggtgcctgtgctctgggtggctgctgcccgaggggggagggtgtagaggaggcagagatgctagagaggcacagagcggtgcgcacgggacttgctggagactagaacaggctggcccctgctcaagcgggtggaaaggaggaagagggagctaaccgtttttttctaaactaaaacctcagtattcaggttaaatttttgggttggcactttgcgacaaataagtggggtttgggttgcaatttgggcactcggtctgaaaaaggttcaccaacactgcCATAATGGCTTCCTCTGCTAATTTGTTTTAGCAGAAACTGAGCCTGGCATTCTCTCCTGCCTTTTGTTGTTCTTTAGCAAACCAAACAACACTTTGTGAGATGTATCAGGGTGCCTGGAAGGCATCCTCATGAATTTATCACTTATTTCACAAGGGGATACTTCTGAGTTTGCAGTTTAAAGAGGAGGACGTATTAAGTATGAGAAGCGGATAAAAATTATCTCCATAGCACTGGGGATCAAATGGGAAAACTCTGGGTCCTGGAATGCCATACAGGTGTTCCCAAGTGCCATTAGCCTTCTtttaatgataagagaaaatttgtacccaccaggctgaagactaacaaatcacaaggtattttataacatcatagcaatgttgaagaattatttcaaaataattttgtacaatacaggcacataggaacacagtaaatattttttcttttttaacacaataacagcaacagctagccagaatctagataattactggcctcgttAAAAATTCAAGGCTGTTAACCAaagaacagagatttttttttcctcaatgATCTAACATATAATCACGTTGGGGTCGCGCtttgcaaaattgttttttcttatgcctctcgctTCACCCTTCTTTTAAGCATCCCATGTGATTCGTGTGGGAAATGAAACTCTTTAAACTCCTTGGTGTACTGTATTAACTAGTTGTTCTGTCTGTCTTGGCCTAGGCTGTAGTCCTTTGTACATACTTGGAGATGGGAGACATTGATCTCCAAGGGCGCTCGGTGATTGAATTAGGAGCAGGAACTGGCTTGCTAGGAATTGTCGCGGCCTTACTTGGTAAGCATTTTCTTTGTGGAGTTTTCAGCCTTAACCTGATTTTATCATCCGGCTGGCAAGCAAAAGGAGCTTCTCTGAGGCCCTTTGCACTCATATAGTCTCTTGTTCAAACTGGGCTGCTAAACTTAGAAAGCAACAACGTTTGCTATGACAAGTGCCAGTTGGACTGAGGTTGGAAGTTTGGTGCATCGTGTTTTAGTTGGTTTATTAGGATGGTGGCTGGAGCGAGGTAACCTCAGCTTCCACCCTTTCCAGGGCTCAGGTTTTTAGAGTCTTTCCTTGCTGTTTTCTAGAAATGCACACTatttttggaaacttcagttctGTTTGGTATTTATCAGTAGTCTTCCATGATCAAGTCTCAAAGTACCTGACAACAGGTGTAATTTGGCTTCTGCAGAAATGCGAGGAAGTTACTGGAAGCGGCCCTTGCAGTGACGTAATTGAGCCATATCCTATCTCGTGTTTCTTCTTCGGAGAACACGGTACAAGGTTATTTTCAGCAGTACCCCACCCCTAACAATAATCATTTTTATCCAAATCATATCGCAACTCTAGATTGGACTGATAACAACCCCATCAAAATAGCCTTTTGATTTTTGCCCAGAGCAACACTGTTTGGAAATGAAAAATCAGAGCTTGATCTTAGAGTAGCTGTTGTGCAAACATAAATGTACTGAATGAAACTTATTTTCCACTGCTGTGTGGCAGGGTCCAGCCCTTTGGTGGTCTGCCTCCAAAATCTGGGTAAaagttttgcttctgttttgcaGCTAGGTAAGTcacaagaaaaaaatgtcctaCGAAAATGTCCTACAGGAAATAAGAAATCAAAATGATAGGGCAAGTTTACAATATTTATAAGACTTTTATTTGTAAGATATTTATAATTGTGTAATGACATGATGGGTATCTGGCAAACACTAAGCTATAATGTTGTGAGTCTTCTGGGTTATATGGCCATGTCCCAGTaatgttttctcctgatgtttcgcttgcatctgtggctggcatctttgccaaccacagatgcaggtgaaacgtcaggagaaaatactattgaaacacggccatacaacctggaaaacccacaacatcctagtgattccagccgtgaaagctttcgacaatacactaagCTAGAACATTTAGGGCATTCCAAAGGTGGCTGTCATCCTGTTTAACCAAGGAGGGAATAAATGCGCACTTTGTAATCCTCTTTTATTTGTAGAGATTGCTGCGTCTTTAGTACATCAACTGAAGAAACTTTTTGGATAACGTCATGATTGTAGACTTGACTTCCAGCTATaatttactagcagggcacctgtgcttcgctacgcatacttcatcacaggctctctatgaattttggggtgacattcaacatacttctttacagcctgtttgtgaacgttggagtgacatgcagcatattttctcacagcctgtctgtggactgatgggtttgttttcgcatattttgcagcagcttcctgtagttgtctttttctaatgcaatgtgttattgctctctttcacctggtgggctccaaaagacatcatgtggaagataggaatgcaggatggactcaaggtcagaagactgagataaaGTCACCTGGCCCTGAGTGCCTCCTATCTGTTTGCCTAGGGAAAACGAAAGTGTTTTGCTATCAGTTTGCTCATCCCCCCCACGGTGCTTTTCTGCTTGATGCCAGGCTCCCGCCTGACAAAATGCTACTAGGGGTTTCCACTGTTCCACTGTAAATGTTCAATTGAGACAAAATACTTGAGTTATGAAAACTGTGTTGGACTTTAGCAATTTATTCTttacttgtattgtcgaaggctttcatggccggattcagctagttgtggcgggttttccgggctgtgtggttgtggtctggtagatcttgttcctaacgttttgccttcatctgtggctggcatcttcagaggtgcatcacagagaaaagtctgttacaaaGTCTGTCTAATTTACTTGTTTAATTTCCCCCCCATTAGGTGCTCACGTTACAATCACGGACAGACAGGCTGCCCTGGCTTTCCTCAGATCAAACGTGCAAGCGAATTTACCCACAGACATCCAGCCAAGAGCCGTTGTAAAAGAACT contains these protein-coding regions:
- the METTL21A gene encoding protein N-lysine methyltransferase METTL21A isoform X2 is translated as MALVPYDDTHLWGMQKLHRLSSVYSFANHTIQIQQNWKQLGVAAVVWDAAVVLCTYLEMGDIDLQGRSVIELGAGTGLLGIVAALLGAHVTITDRQAALAFLRSNVQANLPTDIQPRAVVKELTWGQNLTSFSAGHYDFILGADIVYLEDTFADLLQTLNYLCADHTVILLSCRLRYERDQNFLMMLRGFFSVREVRYDPGNDIHIFEARRHKQKDEL
- the METTL21A gene encoding protein N-lysine methyltransferase METTL21A isoform X1, with the translated sequence MFPLACEWKKMALVPYDDTHLWGMQKLHRLSSVYSFANHTIQIQQNWKQLGVAAVVWDAAVVLCTYLEMGDIDLQGRSVIELGAGTGLLGIVAALLGAHVTITDRQAALAFLRSNVQANLPTDIQPRAVVKELTWGQNLTSFSAGHYDFILGADIVYLEDTFADLLQTLNYLCADHTVILLSCRLRYERDQNFLMMLRGFFSVREVRYDPGNDIHIFEARRHKQKDEL